In a genomic window of Brassica rapa cultivar Chiifu-401-42 chromosome A10, CAAS_Brap_v3.01, whole genome shotgun sequence:
- the LOC103844506 gene encoding histidine-containing phosphotransfer protein 5 — MNTVVAKLQRQFQDYLVSLYQQGFLDNQFTELRKLQDEGTPDFVAEVVSLFFDDCSKLINSMSRSLERPENVDFKQVDSGVHQLKGSSSSVGARRVKNVCISFKECCDVQNREGCLRCLQQVDYEYKMLKTKLQDLFNLEKQIVQAGGAIPQVNIN, encoded by the exons ATGAACACCGTCGTTGCTAAGTTGCAGAGACAGTTTCAAGACTACCTCGTTTCTCTTTATCAACAG ggatTTCTGGATAATCAGTTCACTGAGTTGAGAAAGTTGCAAGATGAAGGCACTCCTGATTTTGTAGCTGAGGTTGTCTCTCTTTTCTTTGACGACTGTTCCAAGCTTATTAATAGCATGTCTAGATCACT GGAGAGGCCAGAAAATGTGGATTTCAAACAGGTTGATTCAGGGGTGCATCAACTCAAGGGTAGTAGCTCAAG TGTTGGTGCAAGGAGGGTAAAAAATGTGTGTATATCTTTCAAGGAATGTTGTGATGTTCAGAACCGTGAAGG GTGTTTAAGGTGTCTGCAGCAGGTGGATTATGAATATAAGATGCTAAAGACCAAACTTCAGGATCTCTTCAAT CTAGAGAAACAGATCGTCCAAGCCGGAGGTGCGATTCCTCAGGTGAATATAAATTAG